The Patescibacteria group bacterium genomic sequence AAGAGATGAGGTTATTTATAAGATTGCTTGCTTTTGTATGTGATATCTGCCCGCTATGTATTATTGCTAGAAGATTCCCTGATTCCAAATTCGCAAAAGGGATGAAAAAGTTTGGCAGGATTTGTCCTTTTTGCATTGCCCATCAAAAATTAGAAAGGTGATTTAAGATAATGCTTGTAGATTTAACCCAAATGCAGCCAGGAGAAACTGGCACAGTGAAAGAGATTCAGGGCGGCCAAGGCTTCGTAAGAAAATTACAAAGTATGGGAATGAGGCCGGAAAAGAGGATAACTAAGGTAAGTTCTCATTTTTGGCGTGGTCCCCAGACGGTAGAGGTAGATAATACGCGGATTGCCGTTGGTTTTGGTATGGCCAGAAGAATTTTAGTGGAAGTCAAAAGATGAAGATAGAAAAGATCTTATTGGTGGGCAATCCTAACGTTGGTAAAAGTGCCATATTCTCC encodes the following:
- a CDS encoding FeoA family protein — protein: MLVDLTQMQPGETGTVKEIQGGQGFVRKLQSMGMRPEKRITKVSSHFWRGPQTVEVDNTRIAVGFGMARRILVEVKR